A stretch of DNA from Peromyscus eremicus chromosome 18, PerEre_H2_v1, whole genome shotgun sequence:
ttgtcagtatcatTTTCGTTTGTACATATGTGTTGTAGCCcacctaggtttcctagtggctttacccagcaggactgcataagaggatgattggaccacaggcctgagtaccaggtatctgagatggtctgcacttggctgtgctggggggaggtcttttgctccaccccttggcatgcctttaaaagccctttggcagagACAGTTGGAGCCCAatagattaggatccaggccctcctgagggtcttctgtgttttctgtttctctcccctctaaatTTCTATCAAGAGTACCCAGGGGAAAAATGGAGGTGGGATGCTCTCCCACATATGTATActatattttagaatgcagtgacctatgacgatgtgcatgttgacttcacttgggaagagtgggctttgctggatccttcccagaagcgtctctacaaagatgtgatgttggagacctacaggaacctcactgctataggtaagactgaattttccttcacattttaaaataaaggggTGATGTTTCTTGGTTATTGATACTCTTCTGTAATTATGATTGAAAGTGAGGAAGGATGATATGAATAAAATAGTCATGGTTCCAAGATTTACTGAAGATAATAACTTAAATTTTACACAATTTCCAATAATATACATTTTCTGGGATATATTTTAGGTTTCAAATGGAAAGATCATcatattgaagaacattgtgaaagttctagaagacatggaaggtaattttcataTGCAAGCTAATACAAATGTGCCTCAGAAGAAATTTTAAGGTGTCTGGAAGTTTAAAGAAAGCAACATTGTAAATAAGCACAGCTTAAAGTGCATTGATAATTgttaaattctcacaaaactaTACCTCAAAGTCAAGTAAGTAAATTGTGTTTGCAATACTTTATTTTAagaaaggagacaaggaaacaatgCCATAACAGATATCACCATTTGAATCATAGCCTcatgagagctatgctgtagAATTCTCAATCCATTTAGTTTCATATCACTCATATTACAAAAGGTATGCACGTTCAATAAGGGATAAGTATATGTTCAAAACCttctaataagcaaatagtcTATAGTAAAGATCGTGTTACTCATATACTTGTTGGGACTTTGTAAAGTTTAATCAGAGGAGGGGTAGTTAGAGTCAAGAGCCCAGCAGTAATCATtgtggagaaaccctatctgtaTATCATATGTCTTTGAGGAACAGAAAGTCAAACTGTGTGAATGTAATGTGAacactttttatttgttattctttccAGGATCCAAGCCATATGAACATAGGGAtatcaaaagaaacaacaaaccCCTCTCCTTCTCAGAACAATTAGAAGATATGTAGTAGACCCACTTAGAATAGCCTTgttgaatgtgattcaagtttacaAGTAATTGCTTTTCCAGCTTCATTGAAAATACATCAACAATCTCACACTGAGAAAAGCCCTATGAGTACTAGGAATATGTAAATACTTCTGTTTGTCCTGGCTCACTTTGCAAATGTAGTATGACTCATACTATAGGAAAATTTATGAATGTAATATGTGTAGTAAAGCTTTGAGTTTTTCCAGTTCTGTTCAAATATGTAAAATTCTCATATAAAAAAGTTGTTATAAATGCGAGTCATATAATAAAAGCTCTTACCATCACAGGTATATTCAAAGATGCAAAATAACCCTTAATGAAGGGGAACATCAAGAGTGTAAACAAagtgataaaaatttaagatcTGATTTCTCTTTACAATTAGACCaaatttgtaaaattaattcatacagatatattCAACAGTGTAACATATGTGATAAAGCTTTTACATGTGCCAATTATcattgcaggcatgaaagaagccatactggagagaaaccatctGAATATGCTCAAAGTGTTAATTCCTATGCATATCATaatcatcttcaaaggcatgaaagaatccATACTCGAGAGAAACCCTAtggatgtaatcaatgtggtaaagccttttcacaacACTGGtatctccaaatacataaaagagcacatactggagagaaaccctatgaatgtaatcaatgtgggaaagcctttgcatGTAACAGTAGTCtccaaaaacataaaagaacacatacgggagagaaaccctatgaatgtaatcaatgtggtaaagcctttgtatgtcaCAATTATCTCCAaatccataaaagaaaacatactggagagaaaccctatgaatgtaatcaatgtggtaaagcctttacacgtCACTCTATTCTCCAAatccataaaagaacacatactggagagaaaccctatgaatgtaatcaatgtggcaaagcctttacACATCACTCTAGTCTCCGAATACATAAAaggacacatactggagagaaaccctatga
This window harbors:
- the LOC131894875 gene encoding zinc finger protein 431-like isoform X2, coding for MVSEWLLSTDGEEWWAKTSEGLLSPGREDWPVMNAVTYDDVHVDFTWEEWALLDPSQKRLYKDVMLETYRNLTAIGFKWKDHHIEEHCESSRRHGRIQAI